A DNA window from Chryseobacterium scophthalmum contains the following coding sequences:
- a CDS encoding GH3 auxin-responsive promoter family protein, with product MLNFLKKNAALIWAKKHVQKAEEFKKNAEKNQEELLLSLLNTAKKTLFGRTYDFENIKSVKDFQEKVPIADYEDLKPYIEKVKRGQKDILWIETPEYFAKTSGTTSGSKYIPISKEGMPFQVKGAQSALFHYIAKKNNADFVGGKMIFLQGSPELEEVFGVKTGRLSGIVAHHIPNYLQKNRLPSWETNMMEDWEAKVDKIVEETEKENMTLISGIPPWLIMYFEKLIEKNGKKIKQIFPNLQLIVTGGVNYEPYREKMEELLGGKVDIVQTFPASEGFFAFQDDYTKEGLLLLTNHGIFYEFIPLEQYGKPNAQRLTLKDIELNKDYALILTTNSGLWAYSIGDVVRFIDKNPHRILVSGRTKHFTSAFGEHVIAFEVEEAIKATVEKFPAQITEFHLAPEVNPEEGLPYHEWFIEFEKEPENLDVFKNELDDQLRKRNTYYDDLISGNILQKLHISKLQKNAFQEYAKSEGKLGGQNKIPRLANDRKIADLLKIYKK from the coding sequence ATGTTAAACTTTCTAAAGAAAAATGCAGCGTTGATTTGGGCAAAAAAACATGTTCAAAAAGCAGAAGAATTCAAGAAAAATGCGGAAAAGAATCAGGAAGAATTATTGCTTTCTCTTCTAAACACGGCTAAGAAAACTCTTTTTGGAAGAACATATGATTTTGAAAACATTAAATCTGTAAAAGATTTTCAGGAAAAAGTTCCCATTGCAGATTATGAAGATCTGAAACCTTACATCGAAAAAGTAAAACGCGGACAAAAAGATATTCTGTGGATAGAAACTCCCGAATATTTTGCAAAAACTTCCGGCACAACTTCCGGCTCAAAATACATCCCGATTTCTAAAGAAGGAATGCCTTTTCAGGTGAAAGGAGCTCAGAGTGCGCTTTTCCATTATATTGCTAAAAAGAATAACGCTGATTTTGTAGGCGGAAAAATGATTTTCCTGCAGGGAAGCCCGGAATTAGAAGAAGTTTTTGGCGTAAAAACCGGCAGACTTTCAGGAATTGTAGCGCATCACATCCCCAATTATCTTCAGAAAAACCGTCTACCAAGCTGGGAAACTAATATGATGGAAGACTGGGAAGCCAAGGTAGATAAAATCGTTGAGGAAACCGAGAAAGAAAACATGACCTTGATTTCGGGAATTCCACCTTGGTTGATTATGTATTTTGAAAAACTGATTGAGAAAAACGGTAAAAAAATCAAGCAGATCTTCCCAAATCTTCAACTCATCGTTACAGGTGGTGTAAATTACGAACCTTACCGCGAGAAAATGGAAGAACTTTTAGGCGGAAAAGTAGATATTGTACAAACGTTTCCGGCTTCGGAAGGATTTTTTGCATTTCAGGATGACTATACCAAAGAAGGTTTATTGCTTTTAACCAATCACGGAATTTTTTACGAATTCATTCCTTTAGAACAATACGGAAAACCCAATGCTCAAAGATTAACACTAAAAGATATTGAGCTTAATAAAGATTATGCTTTAATTTTAACAACCAACTCCGGTTTGTGGGCATATTCCATTGGTGATGTTGTGAGATTTATTGATAAAAATCCGCACAGAATTCTGGTAAGCGGAAGAACAAAACATTTCACCTCAGCTTTTGGCGAACACGTTATTGCTTTTGAAGTGGAAGAAGCGATAAAAGCCACAGTAGAAAAATTTCCTGCACAGATTACAGAATTTCATTTGGCTCCGGAAGTAAATCCGGAAGAAGGTTTACCTTATCACGAATGGTTTATTGAGTTTGAAAAAGAGCCTGAAAATTTAGATGTATTTAAAAATGAACTGGATGATCAGTTGAGAAAGCGCAACACTTATTATGATGATTTGATTTCAGGAAACATTCTGCAGAAGCTTCATATTTCTAAACTTCAGAAAAATGCTTTTCAGGAATATGCAAAATCCGAAGGAAAATTAGGCGGGCAAAATAAAATCCCAAGATTGGCAAATGATAGAAAAATAGCAGATTTATTGAAAATTTATAAAAAATAA
- a CDS encoding T9SS type A sorting domain-containing protein has product MILYNNPNNGNFSLKGNILEKETCTIKLYDMTGKFIHSQTLEKNKSQNIYLKEKLIRGTYMVQVNDSKNNNLANIKMIVKN; this is encoded by the coding sequence CTGATACTTTACAACAACCCCAATAATGGTAATTTTTCATTAAAAGGGAATATATTGGAAAAAGAAACCTGCACCATTAAGCTCTATGACATGACCGGAAAATTTATACACTCTCAGACTCTAGAAAAAAACAAGTCACAAAACATCTATTTAAAAGAAAAACTTATAAGAGGCACTTATATGGTACAAGTGAACGATAGCAAGAATAACAATCTCGCCAATATTAAAATGATTGTGAAAAATTAA
- a CDS encoding T9SS type A sorting domain-containing protein, which yields MLKKLSFIGLLLAYFSGNAQSNFEFQRTWGTYFGPVGGRSWSATFQGKQLFFDSQNNIYTKGLIVPIASYGTSYYQQFSMGVGQNFYLGNNYSYTNVTSKFNSSGNMLSYEYNQFHYGLPGSYTKELMFIDQQNNKYFQYQHNSSTPPITISAGAWMTTNSQYLLAKYDANDNLIWSTYMPTLGRVIADPSGNVYISGTTYSAQDVGTPGVFQENYQDITVNGSPYPNGFLVKLDPNGQRIWGTYYPGYASIIHYHNNALYIGIGQEPSSNQISLTTPNAFQTTKSHFALLKMNANNGTREWGTYYGYPIIGSSSIRKFEVNESGIYILGDESFSNNSNTNSPNYYGTAGSHQPQLSGAGDLFLTKFSHSGERLWSTYVGGNGREIAQSSQQPLAVSGDNIYVCGLIWGVSNNIATPNVYQQNPGQNLNTSTNRFFSKFNSDGILQWSSYYGGTSQSGNEPINIAINNNSLYLYGETTSTTGFSTPGSWQPQYVDPNPSAVAEKNVTFLAKFDVKNLDTQELTKISEIKLYNNPNNGNFTISGDLFKKEEYKIIIFDLSGKLIHREDLGKTANGEHHFSLENKLTTGNYMVNITSQSGNLIRNFKMSVKK from the coding sequence ATGCTAAAAAAACTATCCTTTATTGGGCTTCTCCTTGCCTATTTTTCAGGAAACGCACAAAGCAATTTTGAATTCCAAAGAACCTGGGGAACGTACTTTGGACCCGTCGGTGGAAGATCATGGTCTGCAACATTTCAAGGCAAGCAACTTTTTTTTGATTCTCAAAATAATATTTATACTAAAGGTTTAATTGTTCCTATCGCAAGCTATGGAACATCATATTACCAACAGTTCAGTATGGGAGTTGGCCAAAATTTCTATCTTGGCAACAATTATTCTTATACAAATGTCACTTCAAAATTTAACAGTTCGGGAAACATGCTTTCATATGAATATAATCAATTTCATTACGGTCTTCCCGGAAGCTACACTAAAGAATTGATGTTTATTGATCAGCAAAACAATAAATATTTTCAATATCAGCATAATTCAAGTACACCACCAATTACAATAAGCGCAGGAGCTTGGATGACCACAAACTCTCAGTATCTTTTAGCCAAATACGACGCCAACGATAATTTAATCTGGTCAACTTATATGCCTACCTTGGGAAGAGTGATAGCCGATCCTTCAGGAAATGTTTACATCTCAGGAACTACATACAGCGCACAAGATGTGGGTACACCCGGTGTTTTTCAAGAAAACTACCAAGACATTACAGTCAACGGAAGTCCTTATCCAAACGGGTTTTTAGTAAAATTAGATCCAAACGGGCAAAGAATATGGGGAACTTATTATCCGGGTTACGCTTCAATTATTCATTATCATAACAATGCTTTATATATTGGCATTGGTCAGGAACCTTCATCAAATCAAATTTCATTAACAACACCGAATGCTTTCCAGACTACAAAATCTCATTTTGCCCTTTTAAAAATGAATGCCAATAATGGCACCAGAGAATGGGGAACTTATTATGGTTATCCTATTATAGGATCTAGCTCTATCAGAAAATTTGAAGTAAATGAAAGCGGTATTTACATATTAGGAGATGAATCTTTCAGCAACAACAGCAACACGAACAGCCCTAATTATTATGGAACAGCCGGAAGTCATCAACCACAATTATCAGGCGCTGGTGATCTTTTCTTAACAAAATTCAGTCATTCCGGTGAAAGACTTTGGAGTACTTATGTAGGTGGCAACGGCAGAGAAATTGCCCAGTCATCTCAACAGCCTCTCGCAGTTTCGGGCGATAATATTTACGTTTGTGGTCTTATTTGGGGAGTCAGCAACAATATTGCTACCCCAAATGTCTATCAACAAAATCCCGGACAAAACCTAAACACATCAACCAACCGCTTTTTTTCAAAATTCAATTCAGACGGAATTTTACAATGGTCATCTTACTACGGTGGAACCAGCCAAAGTGGGAACGAGCCTATTAATATCGCTATAAACAACAATTCTCTTTATCTTTATGGTGAAACCACTTCTACCACAGGATTTTCAACTCCGGGAAGTTGGCAACCTCAATATGTAGATCCCAATCCGTCTGCAGTGGCTGAAAAGAATGTGACTTTCTTAGCAAAATTTGATGTTAAGAATCTGGACACTCAAGAACTAACAAAGATTTCTGAAATAAAACTATACAACAATCCGAACAATGGTAATTTTACAATAAGTGGCGACTTATTTAAAAAAGAAGAATATAAAATAATCATTTTTGATCTTTCCGGAAAGCTTATACACAGAGAAGACCTCGGCAAAACAGCCAATGGTGAACATCATTTTTCTCTTGAAAATAAACTTACTACAGGAAATTACATGGTAAATATTACTTCACAATCAGGTAACTTAATTAGAAATTTCAAAATGTCTGTTAAAAAATAA
- the mfd gene encoding transcription-repair coupling factor yields the protein MQLKNISEKFLPDLLKNEFGKEIFSQIDTQPHLSVRGSAGSSASVFAAELFLTHKKTVLFLSDDKEEALYINSEMEDLLGKESVLYFPATHMEPYQVEKTQNANLVLRTEVLNKINSEKSPKVIVAYVGALSEKVLKKEDFKAISHNIKTGDQLDFDFVDELLNHYQFQQTDFVSEPGEFSVRGGIVDVFSYSNEKPYRITFFGNEVENIKTFDIETQLSIDKVEGFQLVSNMNFSVSGTRVSFLEILPKESFVISKNGIVGLQKLRTFYEKSLVKYEDLNKDIAHRTPQELFISDEEFLFDYKKFKTVDFSSVGIESIKSQEVKLNQTAQPSFHKNFQLLIEDLQEKKEEGFDIWISFSTEKQKERLVSIFDELGHQLAFKSFKSELHEGFVDPDHKILVYTDHQIFDRYQRYKAKNTFAKSEQLTLKDLMSLKVGDFIAHIDHGIGKFMGLVKVNNDGKIQECFKLTYKNGDLLYVSIHSLHKISKYNGPDGKEIVLSKLGSPAWKSLKQKTKARVKQIAFDLIKLYAERKTAKGFQYSPDSYLQNELEASFAYEDTPDQEKATLDVKKDMEDEGVMDRLICGDVGFGKTEVAIRAAFKAATDGKQVAILVPTTILAFQHYRSFKERLKDFPVTISYLNRFRTAKQKSETLQGLDDGKVDIVIGTHQLAADKVKFKNLGLLIIDEEHKFGVSVKDKLKTMKTNVDTLTLTATPIPRTLQFSLMAARDLSVIKTPPPNRQPVDTNIIGFSEEIIRDAVSYELQRDGQVYFINNRIENLKDIAGLIQRLVPDARVITAHGQMEGKQMEQNVLDFMDGKYDVLVATTIIESGVDVPNANTIFINDAQRFGMADLHQMRGRVGRSNRKAFCYLITPPFDMMTSDARKRLEAIEQFSDLGSGFQIAMKDLEIRGAGDLLGGEQSGFINEMGFETYQKMMQEALEELKDDENFENLFENEEDRNKLFKSVKEVNIDTDLELMLPDFYVSSTEERLLLYQKLAEIDNEKDLQKFESELKDRFGNLPSEAVNLLKSVALKWLAAEIGFEKIVMKNGIFLGYFPSNPQDKFYQTDKFRHIISYLTQNPAQAQLKEKAGKDGNNLMMRKDKVKNVDEVNILLKSILGI from the coding sequence ATGCAGTTAAAAAATATCAGCGAAAAATTCCTTCCCGATTTACTTAAAAATGAATTTGGAAAAGAAATTTTCTCACAAATTGATACCCAGCCGCATCTTTCTGTAAGAGGAAGTGCAGGTTCTTCAGCTTCTGTTTTTGCAGCCGAGCTCTTTCTTACTCACAAAAAGACGGTTCTTTTTCTTTCAGATGACAAAGAGGAAGCATTATACATTAACAGTGAAATGGAAGATTTGCTTGGAAAAGAAAGTGTACTTTATTTTCCGGCAACTCACATGGAGCCTTATCAGGTCGAGAAAACTCAGAATGCCAATTTGGTATTGAGAACTGAGGTTTTAAATAAAATAAATTCAGAAAAATCTCCAAAAGTTATTGTGGCTTACGTGGGAGCTTTGTCTGAAAAAGTTTTGAAGAAAGAAGATTTTAAGGCGATTTCTCATAACATTAAAACAGGAGATCAACTCGATTTTGATTTTGTGGATGAATTACTGAATCATTATCAGTTTCAGCAAACAGATTTTGTTTCTGAGCCGGGAGAATTTTCCGTTCGTGGTGGAATTGTCGATGTATTTTCTTACTCCAATGAAAAGCCTTATCGTATTACTTTCTTCGGCAATGAAGTGGAGAATATTAAAACTTTCGATATAGAAACCCAACTTTCTATTGATAAAGTAGAAGGTTTTCAGTTGGTTTCTAATATGAATTTTTCGGTTTCGGGAACAAGGGTTTCTTTTCTCGAAATTTTGCCTAAAGAAAGTTTTGTTATTTCTAAAAACGGAATTGTTGGTCTTCAAAAACTTAGGACGTTTTACGAAAAATCTTTGGTTAAGTATGAAGATTTAAATAAAGATATTGCACACCGTACTCCACAGGAGCTTTTTATCTCTGATGAAGAGTTTTTATTTGATTATAAAAAATTTAAAACCGTTGATTTCAGCAGTGTTGGAATTGAAAGCATAAAATCTCAAGAAGTAAAGCTTAATCAAACAGCCCAACCTTCGTTTCACAAAAATTTTCAGTTATTAATTGAAGATTTACAGGAAAAAAAGGAAGAAGGTTTTGATATCTGGATCTCTTTTTCTACAGAAAAACAAAAAGAAAGATTGGTGTCTATTTTTGATGAACTTGGTCATCAGTTGGCTTTTAAAAGCTTTAAATCTGAATTGCATGAAGGTTTTGTAGATCCCGATCATAAAATTCTGGTCTACACCGATCATCAGATTTTTGACCGTTACCAACGATATAAAGCGAAAAATACATTTGCTAAATCCGAGCAGTTAACGCTGAAAGATTTAATGTCGCTGAAAGTTGGAGATTTTATTGCCCACATTGATCATGGGATCGGGAAATTCATGGGATTGGTAAAAGTCAATAATGATGGTAAAATTCAGGAGTGTTTTAAACTGACTTATAAAAATGGGGATTTATTATATGTTAGCATTCATTCGCTTCACAAAATTTCAAAATACAACGGTCCGGATGGAAAAGAGATTGTTCTAAGCAAGCTTGGTTCTCCTGCCTGGAAATCATTAAAACAAAAAACAAAAGCGAGAGTTAAGCAAATTGCTTTCGATTTGATTAAATTATATGCGGAAAGAAAAACCGCAAAAGGATTCCAATATTCCCCAGATTCTTATCTTCAAAATGAGTTGGAGGCAAGTTTCGCTTATGAAGATACGCCAGATCAGGAAAAAGCGACTCTTGATGTGAAAAAAGATATGGAAGATGAAGGAGTGATGGATCGTTTGATTTGCGGTGACGTTGGTTTCGGAAAAACAGAAGTTGCCATTCGTGCTGCCTTTAAAGCTGCTACAGATGGTAAACAAGTTGCAATTTTAGTTCCGACTACCATTCTGGCTTTTCAACATTACAGAAGTTTCAAGGAAAGGTTGAAAGATTTTCCGGTGACTATTTCTTACTTAAACCGTTTCAGAACAGCGAAACAAAAATCTGAAACTTTACAGGGATTGGACGATGGGAAAGTTGACATCGTTATTGGGACGCATCAGTTGGCTGCCGATAAAGTGAAATTTAAAAATTTAGGTTTATTAATTATTGATGAAGAGCATAAATTTGGAGTTTCTGTAAAAGATAAACTGAAAACGATGAAAACCAATGTTGATACTTTAACATTGACTGCGACTCCGATTCCGAGAACTTTACAGTTTTCTTTGATGGCTGCACGAGATCTTTCGGTGATCAAAACACCACCGCCAAACAGACAACCGGTTGATACAAATATTATTGGATTTAGCGAAGAAATTATTCGTGATGCGGTTTCTTATGAATTGCAACGTGACGGACAGGTTTATTTCATCAATAACAGAATCGAAAATCTGAAAGATATTGCAGGTTTGATTCAAAGATTGGTTCCTGATGCAAGAGTTATTACGGCTCACGGACAAATGGAAGGGAAGCAAATGGAACAGAACGTTCTGGATTTTATGGATGGAAAATATGATGTTTTGGTCGCAACCACGATTATTGAAAGTGGAGTAGATGTTCCTAATGCGAATACGATTTTCATTAATGATGCGCAACGTTTTGGAATGGCAGATCTTCACCAAATGAGAGGAAGAGTGGGGCGAAGCAACAGAAAAGCATTTTGTTATCTGATTACGCCGCCTTTTGATATGATGACTTCCGATGCGAGAAAGCGTTTGGAAGCAATTGAACAGTTTTCAGATTTGGGAAGTGGTTTCCAAATTGCGATGAAAGATTTGGAAATTCGTGGAGCAGGAGATTTATTGGGTGGTGAACAAAGCGGATTTATCAATGAAATGGGATTTGAAACCTATCAAAAAATGATGCAGGAAGCGCTTGAAGAATTGAAAGATGATGAGAATTTTGAAAATCTTTTTGAAAATGAAGAAGATAGAAATAAGCTTTTCAAATCGGTAAAAGAAGTAAATATTGATACTGATTTGGAACTGATGCTTCCGGATTTTTACGTTTCCAGTACCGAAGAAAGATTGCTGCTTTATCAGAAATTAGCCGAAATAGATAATGAAAAAGATCTTCAGAAATTTGAATCTGAACTGAAAGACCGTTTTGGAAATCTGCCAAGTGAAGCTGTTAACTTACTGAAAAGTGTTGCTCTTAAATGGTTGGCTGCCGAAATTGGTTTCGAAAAAATTGTAATGAAAAACGGAATTTTCTTAGGATATTTCCCAAGTAATCCGCAAGATAAGTTTTATCAGACCGATAAATTCAGACATATTATTTCTTATTTAACTCAAAACCCAGCACAAGCTCAGTTGAAAGAGAAAGCAGGTAAAGACGGAAATAATCTGATGATGCGAAAAGATAAGGTGAAAAATGTAGATGAGGTGAATATATTGCTTAAATCTATTTTAGGAATTTAA
- the pth gene encoding aminoacyl-tRNA hydrolase produces MKYLIVGLGNKGPEYENTRHNIGFKVAEKIAETLEASFNTTNFGWMAEGKYKGRKVLVLKPDTYMNLSGNAVKYWMQKENIPLENVMIVTDDLALPFGTLRMKMKGSDAGHNGLKNIQEVLQTQNYARLRFGISAEFSEGRQVDYVLGTWNEEEREKLPERIEKFSKACLSFVFAGINNTMSAFNGK; encoded by the coding sequence ATGAAATATTTAATTGTCGGTCTTGGAAATAAAGGCCCGGAATACGAAAACACACGTCATAATATAGGTTTTAAAGTTGCTGAAAAAATTGCCGAAACTTTAGAAGCGTCATTCAATACGACCAATTTTGGTTGGATGGCAGAAGGGAAATATAAAGGAAGAAAAGTACTGGTTTTAAAACCTGATACCTATATGAATCTTTCCGGAAACGCCGTAAAATACTGGATGCAGAAAGAAAATATTCCTTTAGAAAATGTAATGATTGTTACCGATGATCTGGCTTTGCCTTTCGGAACATTAAGAATGAAAATGAAAGGTTCTGATGCAGGTCATAATGGTCTTAAAAACATTCAGGAGGTATTGCAGACTCAGAATTATGCAAGACTTCGTTTCGGTATTTCTGCCGAATTTTCTGAAGGGAGACAGGTTGATTATGTTTTGGGAACGTGGAATGAAGAAGAACGTGAAAAACTTCCCGAAAGAATAGAAAAGTTTTCAAAAGCTTGTCTGTCTTTTGTTTTTGCAGGAATCAATAATACGATGTCTGCTTTTAACGGAAAATAA
- a CDS encoding carbonic anhydrase family protein: MKAHTSETQSTITPEKALNFLKEGNQRFVNNLKANRDLLEQVNATREGQWPFAVVLSCIDSRTSAELIFDQGLGDVFSIRIAGNFVNQDILGSMEFGCNVAGSKLVVVLGHTKCGALKGGLDAAKIEGMGMDNLNHLIGHFDPIINTIIQDGEERSSANADLLERLNQHNVKNAIDEIRKQSSTLKRLEDDGKIKIVGANYDVETGVVTWL; encoded by the coding sequence ATGAAAGCACATACATCAGAAACTCAGTCTACGATTACTCCTGAAAAAGCATTAAACTTTTTAAAGGAAGGGAACCAAAGATTTGTAAATAACTTAAAGGCAAACAGAGATCTTTTAGAGCAGGTAAATGCTACACGTGAAGGACAGTGGCCTTTTGCAGTGGTTTTAAGCTGTATCGACAGCCGTACTTCTGCAGAATTAATCTTTGATCAAGGACTAGGTGATGTTTTCAGTATCAGAATAGCAGGTAACTTTGTCAATCAGGATATTTTAGGATCTATGGAATTTGGCTGTAACGTAGCGGGTTCTAAACTGGTTGTTGTTTTAGGACACACAAAATGCGGAGCTTTAAAAGGTGGACTTGATGCTGCTAAAATCGAAGGAATGGGAATGGATAACCTGAACCATTTAATCGGTCATTTCGATCCAATTATTAATACAATCATTCAAGATGGTGAAGAGCGTTCTTCTGCCAATGCAGATCTTCTTGAAAGACTGAATCAGCACAACGTAAAAAATGCGATTGACGAGATTCGTAAGCAAAGTTCTACCTTAAAAAGACTTGAAGACGATGGTAAAATTAAAATAGTCGGAGCTAACTATGACGTTGAAACCGGCGTTGTAACTTGGTTATAA
- a CDS encoding SulP family inorganic anion transporter, producing the protein MKKSNSLFGGIKENFPSGLVVFLVALPLCLGIALASGAPPLSGIIAGIVGGLVVGALSNSNISVSGPAAGLTAIVLTAITDLGAFELFLCAGIIAGLIQLVLGFIRAGSISNYFPNNVIEGMLAAIGIIIIIKQIPHALGFDNDYEGNETLFSNGINFNYFSELMGAIHPGAVIVTLVSVGLLLAWDQIPALKRMKMLPGALVAVAVGILLNEAFKMSGSSLAIGTEHLVSLPVPQSLDDFKNLVILPDFNGFTNPKVWIVGATIAIVASIETLLCIEASDRLDVQRRITDTNLELKAQGIGNLISSFIGGLPMTSVVVRSSANANAGATSKVSAMIHGVLLLVCVLTIPFILNLIPLSTLAAVLLLVGYKLAKPATFKHFWHLGKFQFIPFVATVVAIVATDLLKGVGIGLAISVFYILQGNMKRAYYLSREKLIDADGITIKLAEEVSFLNKAAIKKTLKNIKSNSTVTIDARGTSYIATDVLEMIQDFANIRAKEEDINVELLGFKTSYRDYETDEDSHIVITHRRAM; encoded by the coding sequence ATGAAAAAATCAAATTCATTATTTGGAGGAATTAAGGAGAATTTCCCTTCAGGCCTCGTTGTATTTTTAGTAGCTCTTCCTCTATGTTTAGGAATTGCTTTAGCATCTGGCGCACCGCCATTATCTGGTATTATTGCAGGTATTGTAGGAGGTTTAGTCGTTGGAGCACTCAGTAATTCAAATATTTCGGTTTCAGGACCTGCTGCAGGTCTTACTGCAATCGTTTTAACTGCAATTACAGATCTTGGAGCTTTCGAACTATTCCTTTGCGCCGGTATTATTGCTGGTCTTATACAGTTAGTTTTAGGCTTCATCAGAGCAGGTAGTATTTCCAATTATTTTCCAAATAATGTGATTGAGGGAATGCTTGCTGCCATCGGAATTATTATCATTATCAAGCAAATTCCGCATGCATTAGGTTTTGATAACGACTATGAAGGAAATGAAACATTATTTTCCAACGGAATCAATTTCAACTATTTCAGTGAGTTAATGGGTGCAATACATCCGGGAGCGGTTATTGTTACTTTGGTTTCTGTAGGACTACTTTTAGCCTGGGATCAAATTCCTGCTTTAAAAAGAATGAAAATGTTACCGGGCGCATTAGTTGCCGTAGCTGTTGGAATTTTACTTAACGAAGCATTTAAAATGTCGGGAAGTTCTTTAGCAATTGGTACAGAGCATTTGGTTTCCTTACCAGTTCCTCAAAGTCTTGATGATTTTAAAAACCTGGTAATACTACCCGATTTTAACGGTTTTACAAATCCTAAAGTATGGATTGTAGGAGCAACAATCGCTATTGTAGCATCTATTGAAACGCTACTTTGTATTGAAGCTTCAGACCGATTAGATGTTCAAAGAAGAATTACCGACACCAATTTAGAATTAAAAGCTCAGGGAATCGGAAACCTTATCAGTTCATTTATCGGTGGATTGCCAATGACATCAGTAGTGGTAAGAAGTTCGGCAAATGCTAATGCGGGAGCAACTTCGAAGGTTTCAGCAATGATTCACGGGGTTTTACTATTGGTTTGTGTGTTGACTATTCCTTTTATTTTAAATTTGATTCCTTTATCTACTCTTGCAGCAGTTTTACTTTTGGTAGGATATAAATTAGCAAAACCAGCTACATTCAAACATTTCTGGCATCTAGGAAAGTTCCAGTTTATCCCGTTTGTGGCAACTGTAGTTGCTATTGTAGCAACAGATTTGCTGAAAGGAGTAGGAATTGGTTTGGCAATCTCGGTTTTCTATATTTTGCAGGGAAATATGAAACGTGCTTATTATTTAAGCCGAGAAAAACTGATCGATGCAGACGGTATTACGATAAAATTGGCAGAAGAGGTATCTTTCCTTAATAAAGCTGCTATTAAAAAGACATTAAAAAACATTAAATCAAACTCTACGGTAACGATTGATGCGAGAGGAACATCATATATCGCAACAGATGTACTGGAAATGATTCAGGATTTTGCCAACATCAGAGCGAAAGAAGAAGACATTAATGTGGAACTATTAGGCTTCAAAACTTCGTACAGAGACTACGAAACCGATGAAGACTCTCACATCGTCATTACCCACAGAAGAGCAATGTAA
- a CDS encoding carbonic anhydrase, which yields MKNSYEVIFENNRKWVESKVADNPHFFEDLAKTQNPEYLYIGCSDSRATAEELMGAKPGEVFVHRNIANVVNTLDMSSTAVIQYAVEHLKVKHIIICGHYNCGGVKAAMTPQDLGLLNPWLRNIRDVYRLHQAELDSIEDESKRYDRLVELNVQEQCINVIKMACVQERYILEEYPIVHGWVFDLRTGKIIDLEIDFEEILKDIQKIYNLTSSDWVMSRKTK from the coding sequence ATGAAGAATTCGTACGAAGTTATTTTTGAGAACAACAGAAAATGGGTAGAATCTAAAGTAGCAGACAATCCCCACTTCTTTGAGGATCTTGCAAAAACTCAGAATCCTGAATACCTTTACATAGGATGTTCAGACAGCAGAGCAACCGCAGAAGAACTCATGGGAGCAAAACCGGGAGAAGTTTTTGTCCACAGAAATATTGCAAATGTTGTAAATACATTAGATATGAGCTCCACAGCTGTTATACAGTACGCCGTAGAGCACTTGAAGGTAAAACACATTATCATTTGCGGACATTACAACTGCGGTGGTGTAAAAGCAGCGATGACGCCTCAAGATTTAGGACTTTTAAATCCTTGGCTGAGAAATATTCGTGATGTTTACAGATTGCATCAAGCAGAATTAGATTCTATCGAAGATGAGAGTAAACGTTATGACAGACTTGTAGAACTGAATGTTCAAGAGCAGTGTATTAACGTAATTAAAATGGCCTGTGTACAGGAAAGGTATATTTTAGAAGAATATCCTATTGTTCACGGCTGGGTTTTTGACCTAAGAACAGGTAAAATTATCGATCTTGAAATTGATTTTGAGGAAATCTTAAAAGACATTCAGAAGATTTATAATCTTACAAGCTCAGATTGGGTTATGAGCAGAAAGACGAAATAA